One region of Sulfurihydrogenibium sp. genomic DNA includes:
- the rplB gene encoding 50S ribosomal protein L2 produces MGVRKLKPVTNGTRHAILYDFAEITKSEPEKSLVEPLKKHAGRNNQGRITVRHRGGGHKRLYRIIDFKRDKWGIPAKVAAIEYDPNRSARIALLHYLDGEKRYIIWPEGLKVGDYVMAGPDAEIKVGNALPLENIPVGTLVHNIELTPGKGGQLVRAAGMSAQILGREGDYVQIRLPSGEIRLVYKKCMATIGAVGLAEHELVELGKAGRARWLGMRPSVRGTAMNPVDHPHGGGEGKTFGKHPVSPWGLPTKGYKTRRGAKYSDKFIIKRRGK; encoded by the coding sequence ATGGGTGTTAGAAAATTAAAACCAGTAACAAACGGAACAAGGCATGCAATTTTATATGATTTTGCTGAAATTACAAAATCAGAACCGGAAAAATCATTAGTTGAGCCGCTTAAAAAGCATGCAGGAAGAAATAATCAAGGCAGAATTACTGTTAGACACAGAGGTGGCGGTCATAAGAGATTATATAGAATCATAGATTTTAAAAGAGACAAATGGGGAATTCCTGCAAAAGTTGCGGCGATTGAGTATGACCCAAACAGAAGTGCAAGAATCGCTCTTTTACACTACTTAGATGGCGAAAAAAGATACATTATCTGGCCAGAAGGATTAAAAGTAGGTGATTATGTAATGGCTGGACCGGATGCAGAGATTAAAGTCGGTAATGCGCTACCTCTTGAAAATATACCCGTTGGTACACTTGTTCATAACATTGAATTAACACCTGGTAAAGGTGGTCAGCTTGTTAGAGCTGCCGGTATGTCTGCCCAAATACTTGGAAGAGAAGGTGATTATGTACAAATAAGATTGCCATCTGGCGAAATAAGATTAGTTTATAAAAAGTGTATGGCCACAATTGGAGCAGTTGGTCTTGCTGAGCATGAACTTGTAGAGCTCGGTAAAGCCGGAAGAGCAAGATGGCTTGGAATGAGGCCTTCTGTTAGAGGTACTGCAATGAACCCAGTAGACCACCCACACGGTGGTGGTGAAGGTAAAACTTTTGGTAAGCATCCAGTTTCTCCTTGGGGATTACCAACCAAGGGATACAAAACAAGAAGAGGTGCAAAATACTCTGATAAATTCATAATAAAGCGTAGAGGTAAATAA
- the rplD gene encoding 50S ribosomal protein L4, protein MEFNVVNNKNEVVGKIDLKEEIFKTEVNQGTVWEVIKWHLASKRAGTASTKTRAEVAGSNRKIYPQKGTGRARHGDVKANIFVGGGVAHGPHPRDYYFALPKKVRRKVLKGVLTYKLNNNELIVVEDFDFEAPKTKNAIEVLKNFGLENSKVLLVLPEKLENVIKSFRNIPKVKILLAEGINSYDVLNNDKVIIFKSALEKIQERLAQ, encoded by the coding sequence ATGGAATTTAATGTAGTTAACAATAAAAATGAAGTTGTCGGAAAGATAGATTTAAAAGAAGAAATATTTAAAACAGAAGTAAACCAAGGTACAGTTTGGGAAGTAATTAAATGGCACCTTGCATCTAAAAGAGCCGGAACAGCAAGCACAAAGACAAGGGCTGAAGTTGCAGGGTCAAACAGAAAAATTTATCCACAAAAAGGAACAGGTAGAGCAAGGCATGGTGATGTAAAAGCAAACATTTTTGTAGGTGGTGGGGTTGCTCACGGACCACATCCAAGGGATTACTATTTTGCTCTACCTAAGAAAGTAAGAAGAAAAGTGTTGAAAGGTGTTCTTACTTACAAGTTAAATAACAACGAATTAATAGTCGTTGAAGACTTTGATTTTGAAGCACCTAAAACTAAAAATGCTATAGAAGTGTTGAAAAACTTTGGTTTAGAAAACTCAAAAGTTTTATTGGTTTTACCAGAAAAATTAGAAAATGTTATCAAATCCTTTAGAAATATTCCAAAAGTAAAAATATTACTTGCAGAAGGTATAAACTCTTACGATGTTTTAAACAATGATAAAGTAATTATATTTAAATCTGCATTAGAAAAGATTCAAGAGAGGTTGGCACAATGA
- the rplV gene encoding 50S ribosomal protein L22 encodes MENTARAILRYAHLSPYKARQVINLIRGKDVATALAILSQIPKKSARVVEKVLKSAIANAEFKGMDIDNLYISKIHAEEGPMLKRYTPRAHGRATMIRRRFSHIYVYLAEKQQEDK; translated from the coding sequence ATGGAGAATACTGCAAGAGCAATTTTAAGATACGCTCATCTTTCTCCTTATAAGGCAAGACAGGTAATAAACCTTATAAGAGGAAAGGATGTTGCAACAGCTTTAGCTATCTTATCTCAAATTCCTAAAAAGTCGGCAAGAGTAGTTGAGAAAGTTTTAAAAAGTGCAATAGCAAACGCCGAGTTCAAAGGAATGGACATTGACAACCTTTATATCTCTAAAATCCATGCAGAAGAAGGACCAATGTTAAAAAGATATACTCCAAGAGCCCATGGAAGGGCAACCATGATTAGAAGAAGATTTAGCCATATATATGTATACTTGGCTGAAAAGCAGCAGGAGGATAAGTAA
- the rplP gene encoding 50S ribosomal protein L16 encodes MSLLQPRKLKWRKPQKGRTKGKATRRNQVDFGEYGLQALEPGRLTARQIEAARIAIVREAKKGAKVWVRVFPHKPVTRKPAETRMGKGKGDLDHYEAIVKPGHILFELAGVPEEVAAEAFRKAGHKLPIKTRLVKSVE; translated from the coding sequence ATGTCTTTACTTCAACCAAGAAAACTTAAATGGAGAAAGCCTCAAAAAGGTAGAACAAAAGGAAAAGCTACAAGAAGAAATCAAGTTGATTTTGGTGAATATGGACTGCAAGCGTTAGAACCGGGAAGATTAACAGCAAGACAAATAGAAGCTGCCAGAATTGCCATCGTAAGAGAAGCAAAAAAAGGTGCTAAAGTCTGGGTCAGAGTATTCCCACACAAACCTGTTACTAGAAAACCTGCTGAAACGCGTATGGGTAAAGGAAAAGGTGATTTAGACCACTACGAAGCAATCGTAAAACCTGGTCATATCCTTTTTGAACTTGCCGGTGTTCCTGAAGAAGTTGCAGCAGAAGCATTTAGAAAGGCGGGCCATAAACTTCCGATTA
- the rplC gene encoding 50S ribosomal protein L3 produces MPKGIIGKKIGMTRVFVNGKVIPVTVIQAGPCNVVYTRTQEKDGYNAVALAFGERKEKNTPKPLLAIFKKANIKPAKVIKEFPLKDGETVELGQEIRVENVFEKGDLVDVTGKSKGRGFASAMKRWDFAGFPKSHGHRYHRAVGSIGCRTDPGRVWKTKRMAGHYGNETVTVLGLEVVDIIPEKNVILVKGSVPGAPNSIVFLKQSVIADRRKGKLKLAKSKAMYA; encoded by the coding sequence ATGCCAAAAGGCATAATTGGAAAAAAAATAGGAATGACGAGAGTTTTTGTTAATGGAAAGGTAATTCCTGTAACAGTTATACAAGCTGGACCTTGTAATGTTGTTTATACAAGAACCCAGGAAAAGGATGGGTATAATGCAGTTGCTCTGGCTTTTGGAGAAAGAAAAGAAAAAAATACCCCAAAGCCATTACTTGCGATTTTCAAAAAAGCTAATATAAAACCTGCAAAAGTTATTAAGGAATTTCCTTTAAAAGATGGGGAAACTGTAGAACTTGGACAAGAGATTAGAGTTGAAAATGTTTTTGAAAAAGGTGATCTAGTAGATGTTACAGGGAAATCAAAAGGTAGGGGCTTTGCCTCTGCAATGAAAAGATGGGACTTTGCTGGATTTCCTAAATCTCATGGTCATAGATATCATAGAGCTGTAGGTTCTATCGGTTGTAGAACAGACCCAGGTAGAGTTTGGAAAACAAAGAGAATGGCAGGACATTACGGTAATGAAACAGTAACAGTCCTTGGTCTTGAAGTTGTTGATATTATCCCGGAAAAAAATGTAATATTAGTAAAAGGGTCTGTACCTGGTGCTCCAAATTCAATTGTATTCTTAAAGCAAAGTGTAATAGCTGATAGAAGAAAAGGAAAATTAAAATTAGCAAAATCAAAAGCAATGTATGCTTAA
- the rplW gene encoding 50S ribosomal protein L23: MKTIYDIIIRPVLTEKAVKDNEKNNTLTFEVAMDASKTEIKEAVEKIFNVKVKDVRTLIVKPKPKRFGFRSSGYKKAWKKAIVKIESEKPINIAELV; the protein is encoded by the coding sequence ATGAAAACCATCTATGACATTATAATTAGACCTGTTCTTACAGAAAAAGCTGTAAAAGACAATGAAAAAAACAATACTTTAACTTTTGAAGTTGCTATGGACGCAAGCAAAACAGAAATTAAAGAAGCAGTAGAAAAGATTTTCAACGTAAAAGTTAAAGATGTAAGAACTTTGATAGTTAAGCCAAAGCCAAAAAGATTTGGCTTCAGGTCTTCTGGATACAAGAAAGCATGGAAAAAAGCTATTGTAAAAATAGAGTCTGAAAAACCAATCAATATAGCTGAATTAGTATGA
- the rpsJ gene encoding 30S ribosomal protein S10, translating to MQEKIRIKLKAFDHKVLDQSVKQIVDTVKRGGGLVKGPIPLPTRRRVWCVHRSPHKFEQSREHFEMRIHKRLIEIENATPQTIEALMDISLPAGVEVEIKLS from the coding sequence CAGGAGAAAATTAGAATAAAGTTAAAGGCTTTTGACCATAAAGTTTTAGACCAATCTGTAAAACAAATTGTTGATACTGTTAAAAGAGGTGGAGGACTCGTAAAGGGTCCTATCCCTTTACCTACAAGAAGAAGAGTTTGGTGTGTACACAGATCACCACACAAGTTTGAACAATCAAGAGAACATTTTGAAATGAGAATTCATAAAAGACTTATAGAAATTGAAAATGCAACACCTCAAACTATAGAGGCTTTAATGGATATAAGCCTTCCGGCTGGTGTTGAAGTTGAAATCAAACTAAGTTAA
- the rpsS gene encoding 30S ribosomal protein S19 — MGFKGKWNERNKNPYVNEKILKKIRKMNETGERKIIKVWDRACTITQEMVGHTIAVYNGQKFIPVYIQPEMVGHKLGEFSLTRTFRGHPDKSAKVVKKK; from the coding sequence ATGGGTTTTAAAGGAAAGTGGAACGAAAGAAATAAAAATCCTTATGTAAACGAAAAAATACTTAAAAAAATCAGAAAAATGAATGAAACAGGCGAAAGAAAAATCATAAAAGTTTGGGATAGAGCTTGCACTATTACACAAGAAATGGTTGGACATACAATTGCAGTTTACAATGGACAAAAATTTATACCGGTTTACATCCAGCCAGAAATGGTTGGACACAAACTGGGTGAGTTCTCTCTAACAAGAACATTTAGAGGGCATCCAGATAAATCAGCAAAAGTTGTAAAGAAAAAGTAG
- the rpsC gene encoding 30S ribosomal protein S3, with the protein MGQKVHPIGFRLGITQDWKSKWYSEKKRYTQTLHEDIKIRKFIEERYKPAGISSVLIERLGDRMRVKIMAARPGIVIGAKGAEVEKLNEMIKKLTSAKEIIVNVDEVKRPELDAKLVAEDIALQLERRVSHRRAMKKAIDAALKAGAKGIKTQVGGRIGGVDLARKEWFMAGRMPLQTLRADIDYGTARASTKYGILGIKVWIYKGDKLEGKAEEVLSRVEEELHTT; encoded by the coding sequence ATGGGTCAAAAAGTGCATCCAATAGGATTTAGATTAGGTATAACCCAAGACTGGAAATCAAAATGGTATTCTGAAAAGAAAAGGTATACTCAAACTCTCCATGAAGATATAAAAATAAGAAAGTTTATTGAAGAAAGATATAAACCAGCAGGAATATCTTCTGTATTGATAGAAAGACTTGGAGACAGAATGAGAGTTAAAATCATGGCTGCAAGACCCGGCATCGTCATAGGTGCCAAGGGGGCTGAAGTTGAAAAACTAAACGAAATGATCAAAAAATTAACATCCGCAAAAGAGATAATTGTAAACGTTGATGAAGTTAAAAGACCAGAATTAGACGCCAAATTGGTCGCTGAAGATATTGCTCTTCAACTAGAAAGAAGAGTATCTCATAGAAGAGCTATGAAAAAGGCTATAGATGCAGCTTTAAAAGCTGGTGCTAAAGGAATTAAAACACAAGTTGGTGGAAGAATAGGTGGTGTAGATTTAGCAAGAAAAGAATGGTTTATGGCTGGAAGAATGCCACTTCAAACTTTAAGAGCGGATATTGACTATGGAACAGCTAGAGCCTCCACAAAATACGGTATTCTTGGAATTAAAGTATGGATATATAAAGGCGATAAATTAGAAGGAAAAGCGGAAGAAGTTCTCAGCAGAGTAGAAGAAGAACTTCATACAACCTAA